One Rhodospirillales bacterium DNA segment encodes these proteins:
- a CDS encoding glutathione S-transferase family protein translates to MADQDDLILYHISPSRSSIVLWMLEEIGQPYALRVLNMSRGENREPAYLSVNPMGKVPALVHHGAVITETAAICCYLAETFSAAGLEVPAGDPRRGAYLKWMFFMNSCLEPALLDRMLKRTDTPRQASGYGDFETLLSVLTGAIEPGPFLLGEAFSAPDVLIGSSLRWGRMIDAIPDRPEIAAYIARLEARPACRRAMERDRALATPAEPVA, encoded by the coding sequence ATGGCCGACCAGGACGATCTGATTCTCTATCATATCTCGCCTTCACGCTCGTCCATCGTGCTGTGGATGCTGGAGGAGATCGGGCAACCCTACGCGCTGCGCGTGCTGAACATGTCCAGGGGCGAAAATCGCGAGCCCGCGTATCTGTCGGTCAATCCGATGGGCAAGGTTCCGGCGCTGGTCCACCACGGCGCGGTGATCACCGAGACGGCGGCAATCTGCTGCTATCTCGCCGAGACCTTCAGCGCTGCGGGACTGGAGGTCCCGGCCGGCGATCCCCGGCGCGGCGCCTATCTGAAGTGGATGTTCTTCATGAACAGCTGCCTCGAGCCGGCCCTGCTCGACCGCATGCTGAAGCGGACCGATACGCCGCGGCAGGCGAGCGGCTACGGCGATTTCGAAACCTTGCTCTCGGTGCTGACCGGCGCGATCGAGCCCGGCCCCTTCCTGCTCGGCGAGGCATTTTCCGCCCCGGACGTGCTCATCGGATCGAGCCTGCGCTGGGGGCGGATGATCGATGCGATTCCGGACCGCCCCGAGATCGCCGCTTATATCGCGCGGCTGGAGGCACGCCCGGCTTGCCGGCGGGCGATGGAGCGGGATCGAGCGCTGGCGACGCCGGCCGAACCCGTGGCGTGA
- a CDS encoding TIR domain-containing protein, translating into MPQGTNLVGFLSYAREDDDDQQISRLRDALEREIRKLVGRRIPIFQDVKDLGWGREWSPGINEALDASVFLFVVATPTYFDRSECRRELERFLAQASVGKARLILPLRYIAHPAFTLPREKVSDSLVLAIWERTWIDWQPLRLKSLRSVVVRKKIAEAAEHVRKLVEVIDGDAPADTGGFAPLPRGNGEREGERRGGRSAQAIDAISRELSCDSRRAVDWLGNLQEDKGDAVGGWGQFGNDDANSLNTAEVVLALVECGGDALVIESGLAFLVRQQMSDDDGDFPGHGGAWGRRPKRRPHQDFRVPDTVRTCHALMALIAGGRGSDAPAARTAVNRLLKCQTGGRCGGWAFRPSADFPPKVFPTSLALCALLTARDTDGDVRSERGIRAIKCGVRYLQGEAKGGHFGNDEACKVAHTIHALRALGLARKTGFADLIDDDQVSRSEAWLADQGDDLARFSHEWIDLAGESGDKAFNYQYTHYTPALFISAFAAELAPDDPAVRICAEAILRNRDPLDHGFSAMRSLSWATAKCVVAAKTLNDRLSQP; encoded by the coding sequence ATGCCGCAAGGCACGAACCTCGTCGGCTTTCTCAGTTATGCGCGAGAAGACGACGACGACCAGCAGATTTCGCGATTGCGCGACGCGCTCGAGCGCGAGATCCGCAAGCTCGTCGGGCGGCGGATTCCGATTTTTCAGGACGTCAAGGATCTCGGCTGGGGGCGCGAATGGAGCCCGGGCATTAACGAAGCGCTCGATGCCAGCGTCTTCCTTTTTGTCGTTGCCACGCCGACCTATTTCGATCGCAGCGAATGCCGCCGCGAGCTGGAGCGCTTTCTCGCCCAGGCCAGCGTCGGCAAGGCGCGGCTGATCCTGCCGCTGCGTTACATCGCTCATCCGGCATTCACCCTGCCGCGCGAGAAGGTGAGCGATTCTCTTGTGCTGGCGATCTGGGAACGCACCTGGATCGACTGGCAGCCGCTACGGTTGAAGTCGCTGCGTTCGGTCGTGGTCAGGAAGAAGATCGCCGAAGCGGCGGAGCACGTCAGAAAGCTCGTCGAGGTCATCGACGGCGACGCGCCCGCCGATACCGGCGGCTTTGCGCCGTTGCCAAGAGGGAACGGCGAGCGGGAGGGCGAGCGGCGCGGGGGACGATCGGCGCAGGCCATCGATGCGATATCGCGCGAGCTGTCGTGCGATAGCCGCCGGGCGGTCGACTGGCTCGGAAACCTTCAGGAGGACAAGGGCGACGCCGTGGGCGGCTGGGGCCAGTTCGGAAACGACGATGCCAACAGCCTGAACACGGCGGAGGTGGTTCTCGCCCTGGTCGAATGCGGCGGCGACGCGCTGGTGATCGAAAGCGGCCTCGCGTTTCTCGTCCGTCAGCAGATGTCCGACGACGACGGCGATTTTCCCGGCCACGGCGGCGCCTGGGGCAGGCGCCCGAAGCGCCGCCCACACCAGGACTTCCGCGTGCCGGACACCGTCCGCACCTGCCATGCGCTGATGGCGCTGATCGCCGGCGGACGGGGATCGGATGCGCCCGCGGCCCGCACCGCCGTCAACCGGCTGCTGAAGTGCCAGACCGGCGGTCGTTGCGGCGGATGGGCGTTTCGCCCCTCGGCCGATTTTCCGCCCAAGGTCTTTCCTACGTCGCTGGCCCTGTGCGCGCTGCTGACCGCGCGCGATACGGACGGCGATGTTCGCTCCGAGCGCGGGATCCGGGCGATCAAGTGCGGCGTGCGCTATCTGCAGGGCGAGGCCAAGGGCGGGCATTTCGGCAACGACGAGGCCTGCAAGGTCGCCCATACCATCCACGCCTTGCGGGCACTGGGGCTTGCCCGCAAAACGGGATTCGCCGATCTCATCGATGACGATCAGGTCAGCCGATCGGAGGCCTGGTTGGCCGATCAGGGCGATGATCTCGCCCGGTTTAGCCACGAATGGATCGATCTCGCCGGTGAGAGCGGCGATAAAGCATTCAATTACCAGTATACGCATTACACTCCGGCGCTGTTCATCTCGGCGTTCGCAGCGGAGCTGGCTCCCGACGATCCGGCCGTTCGCATCTGCGCGGAAGCGATTTTGCGCAACCGCGATCCGCTCGATCATGGCTTTTCGGCGATGCGTTCGCTATCCTGGGCCACGGCGAAGTGCGTGGTCGCCGCCAAGACGCTGAATGATCGCCTTTCGCAGCCATAA
- a CDS encoding GlsB/YeaQ/YmgE family stress response membrane protein: protein MIGGLISFLIIGLLAGWIAGQITKGSGFGLLGNLVVGVIGALLGGLVFTLLGLTAHNLVGQIVTAVVGAVIALFIAAKLKSR, encoded by the coding sequence ATGATCGGCGGGCTGATTTCGTTTCTCATCATCGGACTTCTGGCCGGATGGATCGCCGGACAGATCACCAAGGGCAGTGGCTTCGGGCTGCTGGGCAACCTCGTGGTCGGCGTGATCGGCGCGCTTTTGGGCGGGCTGGTATTCACCCTTCTCGGGTTGACGGCGCACAACCTTGTCGGCCAGATCGTCACCGCCGTGGTCGGTGCCGTCATTGCCTTGTTTATCGCCGCCAAGCTGAAGTCCCGCTGA
- a CDS encoding anti-sigma factor → MRCDDARRQADAALDGALKADEQDAIEQHLATCPACRAAVAADRRMGDAVRRFARAYPAPRTLHARIDAALTAAPETVPGATPGSGASRPWLRHLKERWARPMASALSGAVLASALTLWIAVPPDRQRLADEVVSAHVRSLLAAHLTDVASSDQHTVKPWFTGKVDVAPPATDLATSGFALIGGRLDYLDGRPVAALVYQHRRHVINVFVMTDTGDGPPVPRSDQGFAIESWRARGLRFIAVSDAAPADLRRLAALLAAEPPSTDQPGAGDGANSAGAGGGVNPGGERPTN, encoded by the coding sequence ATGCGCTGTGACGACGCCCGGCGGCAGGCCGATGCCGCGCTCGACGGCGCCCTTAAGGCAGACGAGCAGGACGCCATCGAACAGCATCTGGCAACCTGCCCCGCATGCCGGGCCGCGGTCGCCGCCGATCGGCGGATGGGCGACGCCGTGCGGCGCTTCGCCCGCGCCTATCCCGCCCCCCGGACGCTTCATGCGCGCATCGACGCCGCCCTGACGGCGGCCCCGGAAACAGTTCCGGGAGCAACCCCGGGATCGGGCGCGAGCCGGCCATGGCTGCGCCATCTGAAGGAACGGTGGGCACGGCCGATGGCGAGTGCGCTGTCCGGCGCGGTGCTGGCGAGCGCCCTGACCTTGTGGATCGCCGTGCCGCCGGACCGGCAGCGGCTGGCGGACGAGGTCGTCTCCGCCCACGTCCGCTCGCTGCTCGCCGCGCATCTGACGGACGTCGCCTCGTCGGATCAGCACACGGTCAAGCCGTGGTTCACCGGCAAGGTCGATGTCGCTCCACCGGCGACGGACCTGGCGACGTCCGGTTTCGCCCTGATCGGCGGCCGCCTCGATTACCTCGACGGCCGGCCGGTCGCGGCGCTCGTCTACCAGCACCGCCGACACGTCATCAACGTCTTCGTCATGACCGATACCGGCGACGGACCGCCGGTTCCGCGCAGCGATCAGGGATTCGCCATCGAGTCCTGGCGCGCCCGCGGTTTGCGCTTCATCGCCGTCTCCGACGCCGCGCCCGCCGACCTGCGGCGGCTGGCGGCGCTGCTCGCCGCTGAGCCGCCGTCCACGGACCAGCCCGGCGCCGGTGATGGCGCTAATTCTGCCGGTGCCGGCGGTGGCGTTAATCCCGGGGGCGAGCGGCCGACGAACTGA
- a CDS encoding metallophosphoesterase — MTQARDRRKFLKCMAWAGTGVVWTMAGGVPKALALDDAASVTSAAGGKDTAAARAFSFVQISDSHIGFNKEANPDVEATLRQAITKINGMTQPPTFVVHTGDVTHLSKPGEFDVAGEALRTIHVGDLHVLPGEHDVIGDDGAAFFARFPHGRERAPWYSFDQAGVHFIALVNVIGLGAGGLGQLGGPQLEWLEDDLRGRTASTPIVVFAHMPLWSIYPQWGWGTQDSDAALAYLKRFGSVTVLNGHIHQIVQKVEGNIAFYTARATAFPQPVAGTAPAPGPLKVPADQLAASLGIRSISVARAPGPLAVTDASLADDA, encoded by the coding sequence ATGACGCAGGCAAGAGATCGACGCAAATTCCTGAAATGCATGGCGTGGGCCGGCACCGGGGTGGTGTGGACGATGGCAGGCGGCGTGCCGAAGGCGCTGGCGCTTGACGACGCCGCGTCGGTCACATCCGCCGCCGGCGGCAAGGACACGGCGGCGGCTCGTGCCTTTTCGTTCGTGCAGATCAGCGACAGCCACATCGGGTTCAACAAGGAAGCAAATCCGGACGTCGAGGCTACCCTGCGTCAGGCGATCACCAAGATCAATGGCATGACTCAACCGCCGACGTTCGTCGTCCATACCGGCGATGTCACCCATCTCTCCAAGCCGGGCGAGTTTGACGTCGCCGGCGAGGCCTTGCGCACGATCCACGTGGGTGACCTGCACGTTCTGCCGGGCGAGCACGACGTGATCGGCGATGACGGTGCGGCGTTTTTCGCCCGCTTTCCGCACGGCCGCGAGCGGGCGCCCTGGTACAGCTTCGATCAGGCCGGGGTTCATTTCATCGCGCTGGTTAACGTCATCGGCCTTGGCGCCGGCGGCCTCGGCCAGCTCGGCGGCCCGCAGCTCGAATGGCTGGAGGACGATCTGCGCGGGCGCACGGCAAGCACGCCGATCGTCGTCTTCGCCCACATGCCATTGTGGTCGATCTATCCACAGTGGGGGTGGGGCACGCAGGACAGCGATGCCGCGCTCGCCTACCTCAAGCGCTTTGGCTCGGTGACCGTTCTCAACGGCCACATCCACCAGATCGTGCAGAAGGTCGAAGGCAACATCGCCTTCTATACGGCCCGCGCCACCGCGTTTCCCCAGCCGGTGGCCGGCACCGCGCCGGCGCCGGGGCCGCTCAAGGTTCCGGCGGATCAGCTGGCGGCGAGCCTCGGCATCCGCTCCATCTCGGTTGCGCGCGCGCCAGGACCGCTGGCGGTGACCGATGCGAGCTTGGCAGACGACGCCTGA
- a CDS encoding alkaline phosphatase D family protein: MIKRTNCADQSGCSVAGEERRDAEAGVSRRRVVQGAGALAGILAAPAVLRGGRAQAKEPSGLFSLGVASGDPSGTSAVLWTRLAPDPLNGGGMPPAPVPVTWTVASDPDMANVIAGGVVTALARNGHAVHAPATGLPSNAWLYYRFEALGARSRIGRTRTFPRPGQVSERMRFALVSCQNYEQGYYPAWRDIAHRRYHEDSAIDFVVHVGDYIYEGGPSRTPDLPGRVHSGTSECFTIADYRNRYAQYRIDHNLQDAHANFPFIVTPDDHEVENNYAGLSTEESGDLQGADFRARRAGAYKVYAEQMPLRLENRVVSASGNLALHRRLQFGDLADIHVLDTRQFRSDQPAGDGFGSTDPHSAALEAVFGEEIYDTDGINDPNATMMGQAQELWLADGLRQSTSRWNIIAQQVMMTRWNLIEAGRLAIANNASIPASLKGQLLAVAAQVSNLYNVDAWDGYPAARQRLFDTLEILRPNNPIFVSGDIHSAWAANLLRDFDDQGSDALAAEFVCTSISSTFLDIDPRASHVAVKASVDADNPHIPYFNGLFRGYCFCDVDHDRFRTVYRGVGDPSALASPDRLAFAPQETTPLSTDAVISIDAGFNLPGSGKRLVTRYRRSLPAPF; this comes from the coding sequence ATGATCAAACGGACAAACTGCGCCGATCAGAGTGGCTGTTCGGTCGCTGGCGAAGAACGGCGCGATGCCGAAGCCGGAGTCAGCCGCCGCCGTGTGGTGCAGGGGGCGGGTGCCCTCGCCGGTATTCTTGCCGCGCCCGCCGTCCTTCGTGGCGGGCGCGCGCAGGCGAAAGAGCCCTCCGGTCTGTTCTCTCTCGGCGTCGCCTCGGGCGATCCGAGCGGCACCTCGGCGGTGCTGTGGACGCGCCTCGCCCCCGACCCGCTCAACGGCGGCGGCATGCCGCCGGCACCGGTGCCGGTGACCTGGACGGTTGCGAGCGATCCGGACATGGCCAACGTTATCGCCGGCGGCGTCGTCACCGCGCTCGCCCGCAACGGCCATGCCGTGCATGCGCCGGCCACCGGCCTGCCATCGAACGCGTGGCTCTACTACCGCTTTGAAGCACTTGGCGCACGCAGCCGCATCGGGCGGACGCGCACGTTCCCCCGGCCGGGACAAGTCAGCGAGCGGATGCGTTTCGCTCTCGTCTCCTGCCAGAACTACGAGCAAGGCTACTATCCCGCGTGGCGTGACATCGCTCACCGGCGCTATCACGAGGACAGCGCCATCGACTTCGTCGTGCACGTCGGCGATTACATCTACGAAGGTGGCCCGTCGCGCACGCCGGACCTGCCGGGCCGGGTCCATTCCGGCACGTCGGAGTGTTTTACCATCGCCGACTACCGGAACCGCTACGCGCAGTACCGGATCGATCACAACCTGCAGGATGCGCACGCCAATTTTCCCTTCATCGTTACGCCCGATGATCACGAGGTAGAAAACAATTACGCCGGCCTCTCGACCGAGGAGAGCGGCGATCTTCAGGGCGCGGATTTCCGCGCGCGCCGCGCCGGGGCGTACAAGGTCTATGCCGAGCAGATGCCGCTGCGACTGGAAAACCGCGTCGTCTCGGCCTCGGGCAATCTTGCGCTCCACCGCCGGCTGCAGTTCGGTGACCTCGCCGACATCCACGTGCTCGACACCCGGCAGTTCCGTTCCGATCAGCCGGCCGGCGACGGTTTCGGCTCGACCGATCCGCACAGCGCGGCGCTCGAAGCGGTGTTCGGCGAAGAGATCTACGATACCGACGGCATCAACGATCCCAACGCGACGATGATGGGCCAGGCGCAGGAATTATGGCTGGCTGACGGGCTGCGCCAGTCGACGTCGCGCTGGAACATCATCGCCCAGCAGGTGATGATGACCCGCTGGAACCTGATCGAGGCCGGACGGCTCGCCATCGCCAACAACGCCAGTATCCCCGCGTCGCTGAAGGGCCAGCTTCTGGCGGTCGCCGCGCAGGTGAGCAACCTTTACAACGTCGATGCCTGGGACGGCTATCCGGCGGCGCGTCAGCGGCTGTTCGATACGCTCGAAATCCTGCGGCCGAACAACCCCATCTTTGTGAGCGGCGATATCCACTCCGCCTGGGCCGCCAATCTCCTGCGCGACTTCGATGATCAGGGCTCGGACGCGCTGGCGGCGGAATTCGTCTGTACGTCCATCTCCTCGACGTTTCTCGATATCGACCCGCGAGCGAGCCATGTCGCGGTCAAGGCGAGCGTCGATGCGGACAATCCGCACATTCCCTACTTCAACGGCTTGTTCCGGGGCTACTGCTTCTGTGACGTCGACCACGACCGCTTCCGGACGGTTTATCGCGGCGTCGGAGATCCCTCCGCCCTCGCCAGTCCCGACCGGCTCGCCTTCGCGCCCCAGGAAACGACGCCGCTCTCAACCGACGCGGTCATCAGCATCGACGCCGGCTTCAATCTGCCCGGCAGCGGCAAGCGCCTGGTGACGCGCTACCGCCGCAGCCTTCCCGCGCCGTTCTGA
- a CDS encoding sigma-70 family RNA polymerase sigma factor gives MARGEVLSDNDKARRFRDLAMPHLDAAYNLARWLTRNDDQAQDVVQEAYLRAFRYFDGFRGGDPRAWLLKIVRRASYDWLETVSVRRETQAGDDADDESDAMDALASRSIDQGSDDPETLLLRRRDTELLNALIAELPVEYREVLVLREIEDLSYREIAEVAAVPIGTVMSRLARARGLLRQAWRRRHQQGAGANAL, from the coding sequence ATGGCCAGAGGTGAAGTCTTGAGCGACAACGACAAGGCGCGGCGGTTCCGCGACCTGGCGATGCCGCACCTCGACGCCGCCTATAACCTCGCGCGCTGGCTGACGCGCAACGATGATCAGGCGCAAGACGTGGTTCAGGAAGCCTATCTGCGGGCGTTTCGCTACTTCGACGGCTTTCGCGGCGGCGATCCGCGTGCGTGGCTGCTGAAGATCGTCCGCCGCGCCAGCTATGACTGGCTGGAGACGGTATCGGTGCGGCGGGAAACCCAGGCCGGGGATGACGCAGACGATGAAAGCGATGCGATGGACGCGCTTGCCAGCCGCTCGATCGATCAGGGCTCCGACGATCCCGAGACCCTGCTTTTGCGCCGGCGGGATACGGAGTTATTGAACGCCCTCATCGCCGAGCTTCCGGTCGAGTATCGCGAGGTGCTGGTGCTGCGTGAGATCGAGGACCTGTCCTACCGCGAGATCGCCGAGGTCGCCGCCGTTCCGATCGGCACGGTGATGTCGCGGCTGGCACGGGCGCGCGGCCTGCTGCGCCAGGCGTGGCGGCGGCGGCATCAGCAGGGAGCGGGCGCGAATGCGCTGTGA
- a CDS encoding flagellar hook protein FlgE gives MSLSGAMNTAVTGINAQSKALGNISDNVANVQTTGYKRVETSFASLLTQATPRDHEPGGVLSRPLYMNNVQGTIQSTGTITNLAIAGEGMFAVSQKTGVSTSGGTPTFATDPLYTRAGDFSLDDQGYLVNGSGYYLNGWTVDTTTGIVSKNATLPIQVTQLKDNPQQTTSISLSANLPTQPDSNLDVNSANAVIDMPPQAVTVYDPQGTGHVIELGWSWDSATPDTWSLALASSDAAITTVAPTTTNDPVPLQFYTSNNAGTGAQAGSIDNIDGAATGTVGSDANISFLITYANGDTQSITLDFGAYGVAQQLTNFTGTDIDFNSATQDGLPPGSFRNLSISDDGMVTLNYDNGNQKTVYQVPIAQFQNYEGLQSEPGNAFSASSESGTPALLSAGANGTGNIQSSSVEGSNVDVSSELVKMIQAQSAYAANARVISTANEMLQTIEQVAR, from the coding sequence ATGAGCCTTTCCGGCGCCATGAATACGGCGGTAACCGGCATCAATGCCCAGTCGAAGGCGCTTGGCAACATTTCGGACAACGTCGCCAATGTGCAGACGACCGGCTACAAGCGAGTCGAAACCTCGTTCGCCAGCCTTCTTACCCAGGCGACGCCGCGCGATCACGAACCGGGAGGCGTGCTCAGCCGGCCGCTATACATGAACAATGTGCAGGGAACGATCCAGTCGACCGGCACGATCACCAATCTTGCCATCGCCGGCGAAGGCATGTTCGCCGTCAGTCAGAAGACCGGCGTCTCGACGTCGGGCGGCACACCGACGTTCGCCACCGATCCGCTCTACACCCGTGCGGGCGATTTCAGCCTCGACGATCAGGGCTACCTCGTCAACGGTTCGGGCTACTACCTGAACGGCTGGACGGTCGATACCACCACCGGCATCGTCTCCAAGAACGCGACCCTGCCGATCCAGGTCACGCAGCTCAAGGACAATCCCCAGCAGACGACATCGATCAGCCTGTCGGCGAACCTGCCGACCCAGCCCGATTCAAACCTCGACGTCAATAGCGCGAACGCCGTCATCGACATGCCGCCGCAAGCGGTCACCGTCTACGATCCCCAGGGCACGGGGCACGTGATCGAACTCGGGTGGTCGTGGGACTCGGCGACGCCGGACACCTGGTCGCTCGCCCTCGCCTCGTCCGATGCGGCGATTACCACCGTGGCGCCGACGACGACCAACGATCCGGTTCCGCTCCAGTTCTACACGTCGAACAATGCCGGCACCGGCGCGCAGGCGGGCAGCATCGATAACATCGACGGCGCGGCAACCGGAACCGTCGGCTCCGATGCCAACATCTCCTTCCTGATCACCTATGCCAACGGCGATACCCAGTCGATCACGCTCGATTTTGGCGCGTACGGGGTCGCTCAGCAACTCACCAACTTCACCGGCACCGACATCGACTTCAATTCCGCGACACAGGATGGCCTGCCGCCGGGATCGTTCCGCAATCTTTCGATCAGCGACGACGGCATGGTGACGCTGAACTACGACAACGGCAATCAGAAGACCGTTTATCAGGTGCCGATCGCGCAGTTCCAGAACTACGAGGGCCTGCAGTCGGAGCCCGGGAACGCGTTCAGCGCTTCGTCGGAGAGCGGTACGCCAGCGCTGCTGTCGGCCGGCGCCAACGGTACCGGCAACATCCAGTCGTCGAGCGTTGAAGGCTCGAATGTCGATGTTTCGTCCGAACTGGTCAAAATGATCCAGGCGCAATCGGCCTACGCGGCCAACGCCCGCGTCATCTCCACCGCCAACGAGATGCTGCAGACAATCGAACAGGTGGCGCGATAG
- a CDS encoding phosphoribosylanthranilate isomerase, producing MWRVKICGSRRAGDIDIALDAGADAVGLIVGVRHLSEDALAPDRARALLERIPRGVMSVLVTHLVRAQQVLALHEQVPTAMIQLHDEIAPADIRRIRRALPRVALIKAVHVTGPQAIAEAEAVAREVDALLLDSRTAERIGGTGAVHDWSISADVVRAIDRPVILAGGLTPENVAEAIAAVQPFGVDVNSGVDGTNGDKDRDKAIAFVQRARAALPALPPAETKAAAASAIAV from the coding sequence ATGTGGCGGGTGAAGATTTGCGGCAGCCGTCGCGCGGGTGATATCGACATCGCCCTCGACGCCGGTGCCGATGCCGTCGGCCTGATCGTCGGCGTCCGTCACTTGAGCGAGGATGCGCTGGCGCCCGATCGGGCACGGGCGCTGCTCGAGCGCATTCCACGCGGGGTGATGAGCGTGCTGGTCACCCACCTCGTCCGCGCCCAGCAGGTGCTCGCCTTGCACGAACAGGTGCCGACGGCGATGATCCAGTTGCATGACGAGATCGCCCCGGCGGACATCCGCCGCATTCGCCGGGCGCTGCCCCGGGTGGCGCTGATCAAGGCGGTTCACGTCACCGGCCCGCAGGCGATCGCGGAGGCGGAGGCGGTCGCGCGCGAAGTCGACGCCCTGCTGCTCGACAGCCGGACCGCCGAGCGGATCGGCGGCACCGGCGCGGTCCATGACTGGTCGATCAGCGCCGACGTGGTGCGCGCCATCGATCGGCCAGTGATCCTCGCCGGCGGCCTGACGCCGGAGAACGTCGCCGAGGCGATCGCCGCGGTTCAACCGTTCGGTGTCGACGTCAACAGCGGCGTCGATGGGACCAACGGCGATAAGGACCGGGACAAGGCCATCGCCTTCGTTCAGCGCGCGCGCGCGGCACTGCCGGCGCTGCCACCCGCCGAGACGAAGGCCGCGGCCGCCTCCGCCATCGCCGTCTGA
- a CDS encoding cupredoxin family copper-binding protein: MPSGPRRRRACPLGRLAGYLATGISAGLYALVVLGALVCGANLLVHRSHAAAPEDALIVIRNFTFDPPTLTVAPGTTVTWVNEDDTPHTVTTANRSINSPGLDAQERFSMTFSSPGTIEYFCSLHPHMRGEVVVR, translated from the coding sequence ATGCCTTCCGGTCCGCGCCGGCGTCGCGCCTGCCCGCTCGGGCGCCTGGCCGGCTACCTTGCCACCGGGATCAGCGCCGGGCTCTACGCCCTCGTCGTCCTCGGCGCGCTGGTGTGCGGGGCGAACCTGCTCGTCCACCGCAGCCACGCCGCCGCGCCCGAAGATGCGCTCATCGTTATCCGTAACTTCACCTTCGATCCGCCGACGCTGACCGTCGCGCCAGGCACGACAGTCACCTGGGTGAACGAGGACGATACGCCGCATACTGTGACCACGGCGAACCGTTCGATCAATTCTCCCGGGCTCGATGCGCAGGAGCGCTTTTCCATGACCTTTTCGTCGCCGGGGACGATCGAATACTTCTGCTCGCTTCATCCCCATATGCGCGGGGAGGTTGTCGTGCGCTGA
- the queC gene encoding 7-cyano-7-deazaguanine synthase QueC translates to MSEPQDRGRRDEPGGVAKTDAGDARALVLFSGGQDSTTCLAWALDRFETVETIGFDYRQRHAVELSCRAAVLAGLCALDAGWRSRLGADHLVDLGVLADIGDSALTRERAIRMTEKGLPNTFVPGRNLVFLSIAGAIAYRCGVRHIVAGMCETDYSGYPDCRDDTIKAVQLALNLGMESRFVVHTPLMWLDKAATWRLAHDLGGTALIDLVREETHTCYLGERTQRHDWGRGCGECPACRLRAAGWQRYRAEAAGDGE, encoded by the coding sequence ATGAGCGAGCCGCAAGACCGTGGGCGAAGGGATGAGCCGGGCGGTGTGGCGAAGACGGACGCGGGCGATGCTCGCGCGCTCGTGTTGTTTTCAGGCGGACAGGATTCGACGACCTGCCTTGCCTGGGCGCTCGATCGCTTCGAGACCGTCGAGACCATCGGCTTTGATTACCGGCAGCGCCACGCCGTGGAGCTGTCCTGTCGCGCCGCCGTGCTCGCCGGCCTATGCGCGCTCGACGCTGGCTGGAGAAGCCGGCTCGGCGCCGATCATCTCGTTGATCTCGGCGTGCTCGCCGACATCGGCGACAGCGCGCTGACGCGCGAGCGGGCGATCCGCATGACCGAAAAGGGCCTGCCGAACACCTTCGTGCCCGGACGCAACCTCGTGTTCCTCAGCATCGCCGGTGCCATCGCCTACCGCTGCGGCGTACGACACATCGTCGCCGGGATGTGCGAGACCGATTATTCCGGCTACCCGGACTGCCGGGATGACACGATCAAAGCGGTGCAACTCGCCCTCAACCTCGGCATGGAAAGCCGCTTCGTCGTGCACACGCCGTTGATGTGGCTCGACAAGGCGGCGACCTGGCGGCTGGCGCACGATCTCGGCGGCACGGCGCTGATCGACCTCGTTCGCGAGGAGACGCACACCTGTTACCTCGGCGAGCGGACGCAGCGCCACGACTGGGGCCGCGGGTGCGGGGAATGCCCCGCCTGCCGGCTCCGCGCCGCCGGTTGGCAGCGATACCGCGCCGAAGCGGCTGGAGATGGCGAATAA